One window of Populus nigra chromosome 5, ddPopNigr1.1, whole genome shotgun sequence genomic DNA carries:
- the LOC133694118 gene encoding chlorophyllase-1, chloroplastic-like, translating to METRMVFLLAALLATALLESKPVLPTLASEAVHSVSGVFKTGKFHQIQSDVGTASSCSPPRSLLIVRPEEKGTYPVILFHHGTMCQNSWYTDVFKFISSHGYIVVAPQLYGLMPPSGQVELDLAAEVANWLPSGLRCVLPEDIEGDMHNLALAGHSRGGYIAFALALGLADVSLDVDFSALIGVDPVAGISKTNQMEPKILNYESCSFNFSIPVAIIGTGLGNKPALPIFPQTCAPDGVSHTEIFNECKPPCSHFVTSGYGHMDVLDDDIGLIGMVERLMCKGSRWGVSRDPMRRTVGGVAVAFLEAFFKGNYTDYNKILHKSNYFAPATLDPVQNKSEGTSCSSLSAMSMPATFDRHIDEL from the exons ATGGAAACACGCATGGTATTTCTTTTGGCAGCGTTGTTGGCAACAGCACTGCTGGAATCTAAGCCTGTTTTGCCAACACTAGCGTCTGAAGCTGTTCACTCAGTTTCGGGTGTTTTCAAAACAGGAAAATTTCACCAAATACAATCTGATGTAGGAACAGCCTCTAGCTGTTCACCTCCTAGATCCTTGTTAATTGTTAGACCAGAAGAAAAGGGCACGTATCCTGTCATCTTGTTTCACCACGGCACAATGTGCCAGAACTCTTGGTACACTGATGTTTTCAAATTCATCTCTTCTCATGGATACATAGTGGTCGCACCGCAG TTATACGGATTGATGCCACCTAGCGGACAAGTCGAGCTTGACTTGGCAGCTGAAGTGGCAAACTGGTTACCCTCAGGTCTCCGGTGTGTGCTACCTGAAGATATTGAAGGGGACATGCACAACCTCGCTCTTGCAGGCCACAGTAGGGGTGGATACATTGCATTTGCTCTTGCACTTGGGCTTGCCGATGTTTCCTTAGACGTTGACTTTTCAGCGCTGATAGGAGTAGACCCCGTTGCGGGGATTTCCAAAACTAATCAGATGGAGCCCAAAATACTCAATTACGAATCTTGCTCTTTTAACTTTTCGATTCCTGTCGCCATAATTGGTACTGGATTAGGCAATAAACCAGCCCTCCCCATCTTCCCGCAGACGTGTGCTCCAGATGGGGTGAGCCACACGGAGATTTTCAATGAGTGCAAACCTCCATGTAGCCATTTTGTTACTTCAGGCTATGGCCACATGGACGTTTTAGATGACGATATAGGTCTAATTGGGATGGTAGAACGTTTGATGTGCAAGGGGTCTCGGTGGGGGGTTAGCAGGGATCCCATGAGAAGAACTGTGGGTGGCGTTGCTGTCGCCTTTTTAGAGGCTTTCTTCAAAGGCAACTACACGGACTACAACAAAATTCTGCACAAATCTAATTATTTTGCTCCTGCAACACTTGATCCAGTCCAGAACAAAAGTGAAGGGACATCGTGCTCAAGTTTATCGGCTATGTCCATGCCTGCCACGTTTGACCGGCATATTGATGAACTGTAG
- the LOC133695431 gene encoding protein LIFEGUARD 2-like produces the protein MWMNPRQRRNFEVGEYPAELDGPRYHWVFIRKVYTIIAIQLLVTVAVATAVVSVHSISNFIVHTKVGLAVYIAIIVIPFIVLCPLYYFYQLRPLNYLLLGVFTTALGFLVGLTCAFTSGKVILQSAIITFTAMVILTLYTFWAARRGHDFSFLGPFLSASLIALLLFALIQIFFPLGRISVMIFGCLASILFCGFIIYDTDSLIKRYAYDEYIWAAVSLYLDIINLFLSILTVFSARDS, from the exons ATGTGGATGAATCCCAGGCAGAGGAGAAATTTCGAGGTTGGAGAATATCCAGCTGAACTGGACGGTCCGAGGTACCACTGGGTCTTCATTCGTAAAGTTTATACAATCATTGCCATACAACTGCTAGTCACTGTTGCGGTGGCAACCGCAGTTGTTTCGGTCCATTCCATTTCAAACTTCATCGTGCACACTAAGGTGGGATTGGCTGTCTATATAGCTATCATTGTTATTCCTTTTATTG TCTTGTGTCCATTATATTACTTTTACCAGCTACGCCCTCTGAATTATCTTCTCCTTGGAGTTTTTACCACTGCTCTCGGATTTCTGGTTGGACTTACATGTGCGTTTACCAGTG GGAAGGTTATTTTGCAATCTGCCATCATAACTTTCACGGCCATGGTTATTCTCACTCTGTACACCTTCTGGGCGGCAAGGAGAGGTCATGATTTCAGCTTCCTCGGGCCTTTCTTGTCTGCTTCCCTGATTGCTCTTCTGTTGTTTGCTCTGATTCAG ATTTTCTTTCCCTTGGGTAGGATTTCTGTAATGATCTTTGGGTGCTTGGCATCGATCTTATTTTGCGGGTTCATAATATACGATACAGACAGCCTGATCAAACGTTATGCTTATGATGAGTACATTTGGGCTGCAGTCTCGTTGTATCTGGATATCATTAATCTTTTCCTTAGTATTCTAACTGTCTTCAGTGCCCGAGATAGCTAG
- the LOC133694378 gene encoding protein LIFEGUARD 2-like: MWTHPYRKNDVEVGARPLYPMMLESPQLRWAFIRKVYSILAFQLLLTIAVAAVVVSFRPIAVFFSTTVAGLGVYILVILMPLFTLLPLYYYHQKHPVNYILLGIFTICLAFAVGLTCAYTEGKVILESVILTTVVVVSLTLYTFWAARRGHDFNFLGPFLFGAIMVLMVFAFIQILFPLGRISVMIYGCLASIIFCGYIIYDTDNLIKRHTYDEYIWAAVSLYLDIINLFLSLLTIFRAADT; the protein is encoded by the exons ATGTGGACTCATCCGTACAGGAAGAATGACGTGGAGGTCGGAGCAAGGCCGCTCTATCCAATGATGCTCGAAAGCCCGCAGCTCCGGTGGGCCTTCATTAGGAAAGTGTATTCAATCTTGGCTTTTCAGTTACTTTTAACAATCGCAGTGGCAGCCGTCGTTGTTTCTTTCCGGCCGATTGCTGTGTTCTTTTCGACCACTGTGGCTGGGCTGGGAGTTTATATACTGGTTATTCTCATGCCCCTTTTTA CTTTGTTGCCTTTGTATTACTATCACCAGAAGCATCCAGTGAATTACATTCTGCTTGGGATTTTTACCATTTGTCTCGCCTTCGCTGTTGGCTTAACTTGTGCCTACACTGAAG GAAAGGTGATTCTGGAGTCTGTGATTCTGACAACGGTGGTAGTTGTCAGTCTCACCCTGTACACATTCTGGGCAGCTAGGAGAGGCCATGATTTCAACTTCCTCGGCCCCTTCTTGTTTGGGGCAATCATGGTCCTTATGGTATTTGCTTTCATCCag ATTTTATTTCCACTGGGTAGAATCTCTGTGATGATTTATGGGTGCTTGGCTTCAATCATATTCTGCGGATACATCATATATGATACAGACAACCTGATCAAGCGGCACACTTACGATGAATACATTTGGGCGGCAGTGAGTTTGTATCTGGACATCATTAATCTCTTCCTCTCACTGCTAACCATCTTCAGAGCCGCTGATACCTAA
- the LOC133694402 gene encoding VAN3-binding protein-like produces MEEIPLINLRRPDYSPLCSNIPLPESPKLPMEFLSRSWSVSALEVSKSLSCMASNKSASSSSCTTASSIPEDVNGEMTEEIVQTNPSANYQFSFASSATSQLLLERIMSQSEVSPLASGRLSHSSGPLNLTESDSPPISPSDDFEDIVKYFRSHNSLNPLFNGGRASAGPGSGAPPSGSKTVGRWLKDRKEKKKEETRAQNAQLHAAVSVAAVASAIAAIAAATASASAARRNEQLARTDMAVASAATLVAAQCVEAAEAMGAERDHLASVVSSAVNVHSHDDITTLTAAAATALRGAATLKARALKDVLNVAAAIPIERCTGICGAGNNGHHNRSYSGELVNGENFLGACSVEFLARGSELLKRTRQGDLHWKIVSVYLHRTGQVMLKMKSRHVAGTITKKKKNIVLEVCKDMPAWPGRHLLEGGDHRRYFGLKTLARGIVEFECKNQREHDIWTQGVSRLLSTVSQRKNRILQF; encoded by the exons ATGGAAGAGATCCCTCTTATCAACCTTCGCAGGCCAGATTACAGCCCACTCTGCAGCAATATTCCGCTGCCAGAGAGCCCAAAACTTCCAATGGAGTTCTTGTCAAGGTCATGGAGTGTCTCGGCTCTTGAAGTCTCAAAATCTCTCTCCTGCATGGCCTCTAACAAGTCTGCAAGTAGCTCTAGTTGTACCACTGCTTCTTCTATACCTGAAGATGTCAATGGTGAGATGACCGAGGAGATTGTGCAAACCAATCCGTCTGCTAATTATcagttttcttttgcttcttccGCCACTTCCCAGCTTTTACTCGAGCGTATCATGTCACAATCA gAAGTGTCACCGTTGGCTTCAGGGAGGCTCTCTCACAGCAGTGGACCTTTAAACTTAACAGAATCAGACAGCCCCCCAATTTCACCCTCTGATGATTTTGAAGACATTGTTAAG TATTTTCGTTCTCACAACTCCTTAAACCCCCTATTCAATGGCGGCCGTGCCAGTGCTGGGCCTGGCAGCGGTGCTCCTCCGAGTGGATCCAAGACAGTTGGGAGGTGGTTGAAGgacagaaaagagaaaaagaaagaagaaactaGAGCCCAGAATGCACAGCTCCATGCAGCTGTTTCAGTTGCTGCGGTGGCTTCTGCCATAGCAGCCATTGCAGCAGCCACAGCTTCTGCTTCAGCAGCACGAAGGAATGAGCAATTGGCCAGGACGGACATGGCTGTGGCATCTGCGGCTACATTGGTGGCTGCTCAGTGTGTGGAGGCTGCTGAGGCTATGGGCGCTGAGCGTGACCATCTTGCTTCAGTAGTGAGCTCTGCTGTGAATGTTCATTCACATGATGATATCACCACTCTTACAGCAGCTGCAGCTACTG CTCTACGTGGGGCAGCAACCTTGAAGGCAAGAGCATTAAAGGATGTTTTGAATGTTGCAGCGGCAATACCTATAGAGAGATGCACTGGAATCTGTGGTGCAGGAAATAATGGACATCATAACCGAAGCTACAGCGGTGAGCTTGTCAATGGAGAGAATTTTTTGGGTGCTTGTAGCGTAGAATTTCTTGCCAGGGGCAGTGAGCTTCTCAAACGCACCCGCCAAG GTGATCTGCACTGGAAAATTGTCTCTGTATACTTACACAGGACAGGCCAG GTGATGCTAAAGATGAAGAGCAGACATGTTGCAGGGACTatcaccaaaaagaaaaaaa ATATTGTGTTGGAGGTTTGCAAGGATATGCCAGCATGGCCAGGGAGACACTTGTTAGAGGGTGGAGATCATCGTCGATACTTCGGACTGAAAACACTAGCTAGAGGCATCGTGGAGTTTGAGTGCAAGAACCAGAGGGAACACGATATCTGGACTCAAGGTGTTTCGAGGCTTCTCTCTACTGTATcccaaagaaaaaacagaattcTTCAATTTTAG